A section of the Flavobacterium ardleyense genome encodes:
- a CDS encoding DUF885 domain-containing protein → MNFKKIISAATLGFCTSGVLISCNYKESTTTIETINKANIDSIAANYYEEYLSFYPLEATSQGDTRFNNQLPISISQEFIAKEIAFLNRFLDQLNKVDYESLSNDKKVIYDVLKYKLENDKAQFDYNPQLIPFTQFGGLPLDFPLLGSGEGSQPFKTVKDYYNWLERMAIFPLWMDAAIVNFKEGLDKDVVLPKILVGKMISQMSASELVSTDFSKNIFSGPTRNFPSDFDSATKADLTKKYKEAVAKNIIPAYKKMADFLANDYLAKARTTDGYNALPQGQKTYNYQVASWTTTDLDPEEILVLGRQEVKRIRDEMTQVQKTLGFEGTLEEFLTHVKSDQKAMPFQTSKEILKAFNDILLKITPKLQTMFSVTPKTPFEIRQTEKFREATASAQYVQGTPDGKRPGIFYMPIPNPANFNVTSGMESLFLHEAIPGHHYQVSLQQENESLPKFMRFGWFGAYGEGWALYCESLGTEFGLYTDPYQKMGALSDEMLRAVRLVIDPALHTGKMSREEAIQYFLNNVAYDKASATAEVERYMAMPGQAVSYKIGALKIKDLRNKYQKQLGPKFNIASFHDEILSQGCLPLSVLKRKMAQWAESQK, encoded by the coding sequence ATGAATTTCAAGAAAATCATTTCGGCGGCAACTTTAGGTTTTTGCACTTCAGGAGTATTAATTTCCTGCAATTATAAAGAATCAACTACCACAATCGAAACAATTAATAAAGCAAATATCGACAGCATTGCGGCAAATTATTACGAAGAATATCTTTCGTTTTATCCTCTAGAAGCTACGTCACAAGGAGATACTAGGTTTAATAATCAACTTCCTATTTCAATTTCACAGGAATTTATTGCTAAAGAGATAGCATTTCTAAACCGCTTTCTAGATCAATTAAATAAAGTTGATTATGAATCACTGTCTAATGACAAGAAGGTAATTTACGATGTACTTAAATATAAATTGGAAAATGACAAAGCGCAATTTGATTATAATCCACAATTAATTCCATTTACGCAGTTCGGCGGATTGCCTTTAGATTTTCCATTATTGGGAAGTGGAGAAGGAAGTCAACCTTTCAAAACCGTCAAAGATTATTATAATTGGCTAGAGCGTATGGCAATATTTCCACTTTGGATGGATGCGGCGATCGTAAATTTTAAAGAAGGACTGGACAAGGATGTCGTATTGCCTAAAATTTTGGTTGGTAAGATGATTTCACAAATGAGTGCTTCGGAATTGGTGTCAACAGATTTTTCTAAAAATATTTTTTCGGGACCAACGAGAAACTTTCCTTCAGATTTCGATAGTGCTACAAAAGCTGATCTTACTAAAAAGTACAAAGAAGCAGTAGCAAAGAATATAATACCTGCCTACAAAAAGATGGCTGATTTTTTAGCCAATGACTATTTGGCGAAAGCCAGAACCACCGATGGCTACAACGCCCTACCACAGGGACAGAAAACTTATAATTACCAAGTTGCAAGTTGGACCACCACCGACCTTGACCCCGAAGAAATTTTAGTTCTAGGTCGACAAGAAGTTAAGAGAATTCGCGACGAAATGACACAAGTGCAGAAAACACTTGGCTTCGAGGGAACTTTAGAAGAATTTCTAACTCACGTAAAAAGTGATCAAAAAGCAATGCCGTTTCAAACATCCAAAGAAATTTTGAAAGCTTTTAATGATATTTTATTAAAAATAACGCCAAAATTACAAACGATGTTTAGTGTAACTCCAAAAACACCGTTCGAAATCAGGCAGACCGAAAAATTTAGAGAAGCAACAGCAAGTGCACAATATGTGCAGGGAACGCCTGATGGCAAAAGGCCTGGTATTTTTTATATGCCCATTCCAAATCCTGCAAATTTTAATGTAACATCAGGAATGGAGTCTTTATTTTTGCACGAGGCAATTCCTGGACATCATTACCAAGTTTCGCTACAGCAAGAAAACGAAAGCTTGCCAAAGTTTATGCGATTTGGTTGGTTTGGAGCTTACGGCGAGGGTTGGGCCTTATATTGTGAATCACTGGGAACAGAATTTGGACTTTACACTGATCCTTACCAAAAAATGGGCGCTTTAAGTGACGAAATGTTGCGAGCAGTACGCTTGGTAATAGATCCGGCACTTCACACAGGTAAAATGAGTAGAGAAGAAGCGATTCAGTACTTTTTAAATAATGTCGCGTACGATAAAGCATCTGCAACTGCCGAAGTAGAACGCTATATGGCTATGCCGGGACAAGCAGTAAGTTATAAAATTGGTGCACTTAAAATCAAAGATCTGCGTAATAAATATCAAAAGCAATTAGGACCAAAATTTAATATTGCGTCCTTTCACGACGAAATTTTAAGCCAAGGTTGCTTACCTTTAAGCGTTCTAAAACGAAAAATGGCACAATGGGCCGAATCTCAAAAATAA
- a CDS encoding DUF1684 domain-containing protein: MIKKLAFFILFCGSVSAQEQCNIEKSKEYQQELNKEYSDNKTTPLTAADLKDFTNLDFFKANSDYCVVAKIKRTINAKPFVMQTTTDRSPMYVKYADLVFLIDGKEQILEVYQSIKPASIDAFSTDLFLPFTDLTTGKESYGGGRYMDLEIPDGDLITLDFNRAYNPYCAYNARYSCPLVPKVNHLEVEIRAGVKKFHD; this comes from the coding sequence ATGATCAAAAAATTAGCATTTTTTATACTGTTCTGCGGAAGCGTATCTGCTCAAGAACAGTGCAATATCGAAAAATCTAAAGAGTATCAGCAGGAACTCAATAAAGAATACTCTGACAACAAGACGACTCCACTTACCGCCGCGGATTTAAAGGATTTTACTAATCTGGATTTTTTTAAAGCCAATTCCGATTATTGTGTCGTTGCAAAAATAAAACGAACTATCAATGCTAAACCTTTTGTGATGCAGACCACCACAGATAGAAGTCCAATGTATGTGAAATATGCAGATTTGGTTTTTCTGATTGATGGCAAAGAGCAAATTTTGGAAGTGTATCAAAGTATTAAGCCAGCATCAATTGACGCTTTTAGCACAGATTTATTTCTACCTTTTACAGATTTGACTACTGGCAAAGAGTCCTACGGTGGCGGTCGTTATATGGACCTTGAAATCCCTGATGGAGATTTGATCACCTTAGATTTTAACCGCGCTTACAATCCATATTGCGCTTACAACGCAAGATATTCTTGCCCTTTGGTTCCAAAGGTGAATCATCTCGAAGTTGAGATTAGAGCAGGGGTAAAAAAATTCCACGACTAG
- a CDS encoding TatD family hydrolase, whose translation MIYYNLHTHSDPESSTIVAVVNVYPKDYPTGSKYFSIGIHPWYIDEENFESELAIIEKAVQDKNCIGIGECGIDKKIETNINLQTKVFERQLLLAEKYQIPVILHLVAAYDELIAMKNDLNITVPLIIHGFAKSPELAQQLESHGIILSFGKYLLRNPNLAESLNAIADKSFLLETDLSEDTIQEIYLKAAEAKNITLTELHSIIQRNFARIFSKYKI comes from the coding sequence ATGATCTATTATAATTTACATACACATTCAGATCCTGAAAGTAGTACAATTGTAGCGGTGGTCAATGTTTATCCAAAGGACTATCCTACGGGCAGTAAATACTTTTCAATCGGAATTCATCCATGGTATATTGACGAAGAAAATTTTGAAAGTGAATTGGCAATTATTGAAAAAGCGGTGCAGGACAAAAATTGCATAGGGATTGGGGAATGTGGAATCGATAAAAAGATAGAAACAAACATCAACTTGCAAACTAAAGTTTTTGAGCGACAATTGCTTCTTGCCGAAAAATATCAAATTCCCGTTATTTTACATCTTGTTGCGGCTTATGACGAATTGATTGCGATGAAAAACGATTTGAATATTACCGTACCACTTATTATCCACGGATTTGCAAAAAGTCCTGAATTGGCACAGCAGTTGGAATCGCATGGAATTATTTTGTCCTTTGGAAAATACTTATTACGAAATCCTAATCTAGCTGAATCGCTAAATGCAATTGCTGACAAAAGCTTCTTATTAGAAACAGATTTAAGCGAAGACACAATTCAAGAGATATATCTCAAAGCCGCCGAGGCAAAAAATATAACTTTAACTGAACTGCACTCAATAATACAACGTAACTTTGCACGCATATTTTCAAAATATAAAATCTAA
- a CDS encoding tRNA threonylcarbamoyladenosine dehydratase: MAEWLSRAELLYKKEGLERLHNANILVVGLGGVGSFAAEFLVRSGIGKITIVDADTVDISNINRQLPALNSTIGLNKVDVVAQRLLDINPELKLTPIKEFLSPERAFEIVTDEFDFVVDCIDSVTPKINLIIAAKRKRVKIVSCMGAGGKMEASKVKVGDIKNTENCFLAKAIKKRLKEVKIDKGVKVVYSSEIQDESSLKTTDGSNYKKSFYGTNSYMPGLFGLYAAETVIRHILKKSKDDQDSIV; this comes from the coding sequence ATGGCAGAATGGTTAAGCAGAGCCGAGTTATTATATAAAAAAGAAGGTTTAGAAAGATTGCACAATGCCAACATTTTGGTAGTAGGTTTGGGAGGAGTTGGATCTTTTGCTGCAGAATTCTTGGTACGATCGGGCATTGGAAAAATCACAATAGTTGATGCAGACACTGTTGATATTTCAAATATTAATAGACAATTGCCAGCACTTAATTCAACTATAGGTTTAAATAAAGTTGACGTTGTTGCTCAACGACTATTGGATATAAATCCCGAATTAAAACTTACTCCAATCAAAGAATTTTTATCACCGGAGCGTGCTTTCGAAATCGTAACGGACGAATTTGATTTCGTGGTGGATTGCATTGACAGCGTTACTCCGAAAATCAATTTGATTATCGCGGCCAAACGCAAACGCGTAAAAATTGTTAGTTGCATGGGAGCAGGAGGAAAGATGGAAGCTTCCAAAGTAAAAGTTGGCGATATTAAGAATACCGAAAACTGCTTTTTGGCCAAAGCTATAAAAAAACGTCTAAAGGAAGTCAAAATTGACAAAGGTGTAAAAGTCGTATATAGTTCCGAAATTCAAGACGAATCAAGTTTAAAAACCACAGACGGCAGCAATTACAAAAAATCCTTTTATGGCACCAATAGTTATATGCCAGGACTTTTTGGACTTTATGCCGCCGAAACAGTAATTAGACATATTTTAAAAAAATCAAAAGATGATCAAGACAGTATTGTTTGA
- a CDS encoding HAD family hydrolase has product MIKTVLFDMDGVIVDTEPVHRFAYFEHFKELGIDVTEEMFTTYTGNSTRNVFQRIKEHFGLDHEVESLIQRKRSIFNDAFDYKEDLTLLEGVEDLIKDFHSNGIQMILASSASKVTIDRVFRRFNLHQYFSHIVSGEDFPKSKPDPAIFLHAARLSGDSRDQCIVIEDSTNGVKAANAANIFCIGYRSFHSKLQNLETADMIISKFSEIDAAKVRSITGKIIA; this is encoded by the coding sequence ATGATCAAGACAGTATTGTTTGATATGGATGGGGTAATCGTGGACACAGAGCCTGTACACCGTTTTGCCTATTTCGAACATTTTAAAGAATTGGGAATAGATGTGACCGAGGAGATGTTTACAACCTATACAGGAAATTCTACCCGCAATGTTTTTCAAAGAATTAAAGAGCATTTTGGATTAGACCACGAAGTGGAAAGTTTGATTCAACGCAAGCGAAGTATTTTTAATGATGCCTTTGATTATAAGGAAGATTTGACGCTGCTAGAGGGCGTTGAAGATTTGATTAAAGACTTTCACTCAAATGGAATTCAAATGATTCTGGCTTCTTCTGCCTCAAAAGTCACGATTGACAGAGTTTTTAGACGTTTTAATTTGCATCAGTATTTTAGTCATATTGTCAGTGGCGAAGATTTTCCGAAATCAAAACCAGACCCCGCAATTTTTCTACACGCGGCCAGGCTAAGTGGCGACTCTCGTGACCAATGTATTGTTATTGAAGATAGCACAAACGGTGTAAAGGCGGCAAATGCTGCAAATATTTTTTGTATTGGATACAGAAGTTTCCATTCGAAATTGCAAAATCTTGAAACGGCCGATATGATAATTTCAAAATTTTCGGAGATCGATGCCGCGAAAGTACGCTCAATTACAGGGAAAATTATTGCTTAA
- a CDS encoding DUF2911 domain-containing protein has translation MKNIFATFLLVCATASFNAQVKTPQQSPKAIVNQTVGLTNVELEYSRPSTKGRIIFGDLVPFGKMWRTGANENSVITFSDDVVIDGKTLKKGKYSIFTMPKVESWDVIFYTATDNWGLPAEWNEANVALKTTVKPESLCRNVESLTIAISSLDINYGVLEISWEKALAAVKFEVPSKKAAMASIAKTLAGATSRDYFDAASYYYQSGEDMNQALTYVNKALELSQDKPFFYLRQKSLIQAKLGDKKGAIETAKLSLAAAQKANNMDYVKMNQDSISAWSK, from the coding sequence ATGAAAAATATTTTCGCTACTTTCTTGTTAGTTTGCGCAACTGCAAGCTTTAACGCTCAGGTAAAAACACCACAACAAAGTCCAAAAGCTATTGTAAATCAGACCGTAGGTCTTACAAATGTTGAATTAGAATATTCACGTCCAAGTACAAAAGGCCGTATTATTTTTGGAGATCTTGTTCCTTTTGGAAAAATGTGGAGAACAGGAGCAAACGAGAATTCGGTTATTACCTTCAGCGATGACGTTGTTATTGATGGTAAAACATTGAAGAAAGGTAAATATTCAATCTTTACAATGCCGAAAGTAGAGAGCTGGGATGTAATTTTTTATACCGCTACAGACAATTGGGGATTGCCAGCTGAGTGGAATGAAGCAAATGTTGCATTAAAAACCACGGTAAAACCGGAGTCTTTGTGTAGAAATGTAGAATCATTAACTATCGCTATTAGCAGTTTGGATATTAATTATGGAGTGTTAGAAATTTCTTGGGAGAAAGCGCTGGCAGCTGTAAAATTTGAGGTTCCTTCGAAAAAAGCTGCGATGGCAAGTATTGCAAAAACTTTGGCAGGAGCGACTTCAAGAGACTATTTCGACGCCGCATCTTATTATTATCAATCTGGCGAAGACATGAATCAGGCTTTGACTTACGTAAATAAAGCGTTGGAATTAAGCCAAGACAAACCATTCTTTTACTTGCGTCAAAAATCTTTGATACAAGCTAAGTTGGGTGACAAAAAAGGTGCAATCGAAACTGCAAAGCTTTCTCTTGCCGCTGCTCAAAAAGCTAATAATATGGATTACGTAAAAATGAATCAAGACAGCATTTCTGCGTGGTCTAAATAA
- a CDS encoding sodium:solute symporter codes for MQQIDWIILVVTLLSIVSFGVYKTRGSKDVKDFILGNNETPWHVVGLSVMATQASAITFLSTPGQAYHDGMGFVQFYFGLPIAMVVICMTFIPIYHRLKVYTAYEYLEQRFDLKTRSLAAMLFLIQRGLGTGLTIYAPSIILSTILGWNLTAMNILIGILVIIYTVSGGTKAVNVTQKQQMFVIMSGMFITFFLILHYLPNDMTFSNALHIAGANDKMDIVDFSFDPEKRYTFWSGITGGFFLALAYFGTDQSQVGRYLSGKSVKESQMGLIMNGLLKVPMQFFILLTGVMVFVFFQFNDVPLNFNPNNKIAVEQTVYKEEYNNLEAKLVTLSEEKKELNLLYIDHLNQNYDNPILRQQLIGLSGKEKELREEAKVLISKADNKTETNDKDYVFIHFILNYLPQGLIGLLLAVILSAAMSSSASGLTALASTTAIDIYKRNLKGVKSDKHYVNATKVFTLLWGIIAILFACVGTLFENLIQLVNIVGSVFYGTVLGIFLVGFYIKFVKAQAIFWSTVVSQLAIFYIYYLDVVSFLWLNFIGAMLTIIIAILLQFTIFNTPKAVKLQSEL; via the coding sequence ATGCAGCAAATTGATTGGATAATACTAGTTGTAACCCTACTATCAATAGTATCATTCGGGGTTTATAAAACTCGCGGAAGTAAGGATGTCAAAGATTTTATTTTAGGAAATAACGAAACTCCTTGGCATGTAGTTGGACTTTCGGTAATGGCGACGCAAGCTAGTGCCATCACATTTCTATCAACTCCCGGTCAAGCTTACCACGACGGAATGGGCTTTGTGCAGTTTTATTTTGGACTGCCAATTGCCATGGTGGTCATATGTATGACCTTTATTCCAATTTACCATCGACTCAAAGTTTATACCGCTTACGAATATCTTGAACAGCGTTTTGATTTAAAAACACGTTCATTAGCGGCAATGCTTTTCTTGATACAGCGTGGTCTAGGAACCGGATTAACGATTTATGCGCCCTCAATTATTTTATCTACAATTTTAGGGTGGAATTTGACTGCGATGAATATTCTAATCGGAATCTTGGTTATTATTTACACCGTTTCGGGAGGTACAAAGGCGGTAAATGTCACTCAAAAGCAGCAGATGTTTGTAATTATGTCTGGAATGTTTATTACTTTTTTCTTGATTTTACATTATTTGCCAAATGATATGACTTTTAGCAACGCGCTGCATATTGCTGGTGCAAATGACAAAATGGATATTGTCGATTTTTCTTTTGATCCAGAGAAAAGATATACTTTCTGGAGTGGAATCACTGGAGGCTTCTTCCTTGCCCTAGCTTATTTCGGAACCGATCAGTCGCAGGTAGGACGTTATTTATCTGGCAAATCTGTCAAAGAAAGTCAGATGGGATTAATTATGAATGGACTTCTCAAAGTTCCGATGCAGTTTTTCATCCTTCTTACAGGAGTAATGGTTTTTGTATTTTTCCAATTTAATGATGTTCCTTTAAATTTCAATCCGAACAATAAGATAGCTGTTGAACAGACAGTATATAAGGAAGAGTACAACAATCTAGAAGCAAAATTGGTAACCCTCTCCGAAGAGAAAAAGGAACTCAATTTATTATACATTGATCATCTGAATCAGAATTACGACAATCCTATTTTACGACAACAACTTATTGGCCTTTCGGGCAAGGAAAAAGAATTGCGTGAAGAGGCAAAAGTTCTTATTTCAAAAGCAGATAATAAGACCGAAACCAATGACAAAGATTACGTTTTTATCCACTTTATTCTAAATTATCTACCTCAAGGATTGATTGGTTTGTTACTTGCGGTAATTCTCTCGGCAGCGATGTCTTCATCGGCTTCAGGTCTTACGGCGCTTGCATCTACCACCGCAATTGATATCTACAAAAGGAATTTGAAAGGTGTGAAATCAGACAAACATTACGTAAATGCCACCAAAGTCTTCACCCTATTATGGGGAATTATCGCCATCCTTTTTGCCTGCGTCGGTACCTTGTTCGAAAATCTTATTCAGTTGGTAAATATTGTCGGATCGGTGTTTTACGGAACCGTTTTAGGAATATTCCTAGTTGGATTTTACATCAAATTCGTCAAAGCTCAAGCTATATTTTGGAGTACAGTTGTAAGTCAACTAGCCATATTTTATATTTATTATTTAGATGTGGTAAGCTTTTTATGGCTAAATTTTATCGGGGCAATGCTGACAATCATTATTGCAATTTTATTACAATTTACAATATTCAATACACCAAAAGCGGTCAAGCTACAATCAGAATTATAA
- a CDS encoding PIG-L family deacetylase, producing MLKTSFFLLYCFILLPQISNSQTPIKKDAAAIYSDIQKLNFLGSVLYLAAHPDDENTRLISYYSNSVHARTAYLSLTRGDGGQNLIGTELREQLGVIRTQELIEARKIDGGIQYFSRANDFGYSKLPDETLKIWDKDQVLSDIVWVVRNFQPDVIINRFDARTPGTTHGHHTASAMLSLESFDFAGDPSKFPSQLSYVNTWKPTRAFFNVSYFFYGSQEAFDKADKSNFTSIPTGVYYNSRGKSNQEIAALSRSRHQSQGFGSTGSRGNDTEYLEFIKGKKISTSDIFEGIDTSWNRVQGGQEIGKILEDVQTKFDFNNPSASVGELLKAYKLIQNLTNIHWKSVKTNEISEIILACLGLYTEAVTHQPDATPNDAIQVAMEFTNRSSVPVILASITAFPTNEKKILNKNLSNNKSEKITTSIRLDNAPYSSPYYLNDQATEGMYYVADQKDRGKPQAERSVRLKYNFLIDGVEIAKTQEVAYKYNDPVTGEIFENFDLIPAVTTSITEKVQIFTKKKQDVIVKVKAGKDSANGILRLQLPQNWEVSPSEIPFSLSLKGSEETFIFTVNPPKDQEEVTAHAVVLMDGKTYDMEQTYIRYPHIAKQQVLQKAHAKFIKLDIKTGKQKIGYIMGAGDEVATSLSQMGYDVQILNPSEISKESLYKFDVVITGIRAYNTITELGLKQDLLLDFVHSGKTMIVQYNTLGNLVSDKLAPFPLTISKDRVTDENAKVTFLAPQHSILNFPNKITSKDFEGWTQEQGLYYPNKWDKAFTPIISAHDYGEDPKDGAILVAKYGKGQYIYTGISFFRELPAGVSGAFKLMANMISIPY from the coding sequence ATGCTAAAGACCTCTTTTTTTCTGCTCTATTGTTTTATACTCCTGCCACAAATTTCAAACTCTCAAACTCCAATAAAAAAAGATGCTGCAGCAATTTATAGTGATATCCAAAAATTAAATTTTTTAGGATCTGTACTGTACCTCGCCGCACATCCTGATGATGAAAATACTAGGTTAATTTCCTACTATTCAAATAGCGTTCACGCGAGGACTGCCTATTTGTCTCTTACTCGAGGCGATGGAGGTCAGAATTTAATTGGAACGGAATTAAGAGAGCAACTAGGCGTTATTAGAACTCAGGAACTTATCGAAGCGCGAAAAATTGATGGGGGTATTCAATACTTTTCTAGGGCAAACGACTTTGGATATTCTAAATTGCCCGACGAAACTTTAAAAATATGGGATAAAGATCAGGTTCTTAGTGACATCGTTTGGGTGGTTCGAAACTTTCAGCCAGACGTTATTATTAACAGATTTGATGCCAGAACTCCAGGTACAACCCATGGACATCACACTGCTTCGGCAATGCTGAGTCTTGAAAGCTTTGATTTTGCGGGTGATCCATCCAAATTTCCCTCACAACTTTCATACGTAAATACATGGAAACCTACACGTGCATTTTTTAATGTATCTTACTTTTTTTACGGAAGTCAAGAAGCTTTTGATAAGGCAGATAAATCAAATTTTACAAGTATTCCAACCGGTGTTTACTACAACTCTCGCGGAAAAAGCAATCAAGAAATTGCAGCTCTCAGCCGTAGCAGACATCAATCTCAAGGTTTTGGATCTACCGGAAGTCGTGGTAATGACACCGAATATCTTGAATTTATAAAGGGAAAAAAAATCAGTACATCTGATATTTTCGAAGGAATTGATACTTCGTGGAATCGTGTGCAAGGTGGACAAGAAATTGGAAAAATTTTAGAAGACGTTCAAACTAAATTTGACTTTAATAATCCCTCGGCTTCGGTTGGCGAACTGCTTAAAGCTTACAAATTAATTCAAAACCTAACCAATATTCATTGGAAATCAGTCAAAACCAATGAAATTTCAGAAATTATTCTCGCATGCTTAGGACTTTATACTGAAGCCGTTACCCATCAACCTGATGCTACACCCAATGATGCTATTCAAGTTGCGATGGAATTTACCAATAGAAGCTCGGTTCCCGTTATACTTGCTTCCATTACTGCCTTTCCAACCAATGAGAAGAAAATTTTAAACAAAAATCTCAGCAATAACAAATCTGAGAAAATTACCACTTCAATTAGATTAGACAATGCTCCCTACTCCTCACCCTACTATCTAAATGATCAAGCGACAGAAGGTATGTATTATGTTGCAGACCAAAAAGACCGAGGCAAACCACAGGCAGAAAGATCAGTAAGACTTAAATACAACTTCTTAATTGATGGTGTAGAAATTGCAAAAACGCAGGAGGTTGCATATAAATATAATGATCCTGTTACTGGAGAAATTTTCGAGAACTTCGATTTAATTCCAGCAGTTACGACCTCGATAACCGAAAAAGTTCAGATTTTTACTAAGAAAAAGCAGGATGTAATTGTAAAAGTAAAAGCGGGAAAAGATTCAGCAAATGGAATTTTGAGACTGCAACTTCCACAAAATTGGGAAGTAAGTCCTAGTGAGATTCCATTTTCGCTTTCGCTAAAAGGATCAGAAGAAACCTTTATTTTTACAGTAAACCCTCCAAAAGATCAGGAAGAAGTTACGGCGCATGCGGTTGTTTTGATGGATGGAAAAACATATGATATGGAGCAAACCTATATACGCTATCCACACATCGCCAAGCAACAAGTTTTACAAAAAGCTCATGCTAAATTCATTAAACTAGACATCAAAACAGGTAAACAAAAAATTGGATACATTATGGGTGCCGGAGATGAAGTAGCCACAAGCTTATCTCAAATGGGATATGATGTACAGATTTTAAATCCTTCTGAAATTTCCAAAGAAAGTCTTTATAAATTTGATGTCGTTATCACCGGAATTCGCGCCTACAATACCATTACTGAACTTGGACTTAAGCAAGATTTACTTTTAGACTTTGTACATTCTGGCAAGACGATGATCGTACAATATAATACTCTCGGAAATTTAGTTAGTGATAAACTAGCGCCGTTTCCACTTACAATTTCCAAAGATAGAGTAACGGACGAAAATGCTAAAGTTACATTTTTGGCGCCGCAACATTCTATACTAAACTTCCCGAACAAAATTACTTCCAAAGATTTTGAAGGTTGGACACAAGAGCAAGGCCTTTATTATCCTAACAAATGGGACAAAGCTTTCACTCCAATTATATCAGCGCACGATTACGGCGAAGATCCCAAGGACGGAGCAATTTTGGTGGCAAAGTACGGCAAAGGGCAATATATTTACACCGGTATCAGCTTTTTTAGAGAACTTCCGGCAGGAGTTAGCGGTGCTTTTAAGTTGATGGCAAATATGATTTCAATTCCTTATTAA
- the ribB gene encoding 3,4-dihydroxy-2-butanone-4-phosphate synthase: MTTDAIALNTIEEAIEEIRQGKIIIVVDDEGRENEGDFVAAAEKVTPEMINFMATNGRGLICAPLTERRCKELDLNLMVTNNTVLHETQFTVSVDLIGQGCTTGISVHDRAKTVLALADDNTQPEDLGRPGHIFPLRAKQGGVLRRTGHTEATIDFARLAGLKSAGILVEILNEDGSMARLPQLMEVARKFDLKIVSIEDLVAYRMKHDSLIVKKEDYDVQTRFGTFRLRAYQQTTNKQVHIALTKGTWNDGDVVLTRINSHAINNDILGTLTQSEGDKLDRIFAKLNENEQGAVVFINQENHSSDLLNRLSELKVLQAQGTMQAPEIKMDNKDFGIGAQILHDLDISKLNLLTNSEQSKRVGMIGYGLEISGYTKY, encoded by the coding sequence ATGACGACTGATGCTATTGCACTAAATACTATTGAAGAAGCGATCGAAGAAATTCGTCAAGGCAAGATAATTATTGTTGTTGACGACGAAGGCCGCGAAAACGAAGGAGATTTTGTTGCAGCCGCAGAAAAAGTAACTCCTGAGATGATCAATTTTATGGCTACAAATGGTAGAGGGCTTATTTGTGCGCCTCTTACCGAGCGAAGATGTAAAGAGTTAGATTTAAATTTGATGGTTACTAATAATACAGTTTTGCACGAAACACAATTTACCGTATCAGTCGATCTTATTGGTCAAGGCTGTACTACTGGAATTTCTGTGCACGATAGAGCTAAAACTGTGTTGGCGCTAGCTGATGATAATACACAGCCAGAGGATTTAGGACGTCCAGGACACATTTTCCCATTGAGAGCAAAACAAGGCGGTGTGCTAAGAAGAACTGGACATACAGAAGCAACAATTGACTTTGCCAGACTTGCTGGATTAAAATCTGCTGGAATTTTGGTCGAAATTCTAAATGAAGATGGATCGATGGCTAGGCTTCCGCAATTGATGGAGGTGGCCAGAAAATTTGATCTTAAAATTGTTTCTATCGAAGATCTTGTTGCCTACAGAATGAAGCACGATAGTCTTATTGTTAAAAAAGAAGATTATGACGTTCAGACAAGATTTGGAACTTTCCGCCTGCGCGCTTATCAACAAACAACAAATAAACAAGTGCATATTGCGCTTACCAAAGGCACGTGGAACGATGGCGACGTTGTTCTTACCAGAATCAATTCACATGCTATAAACAACGATATACTTGGAACGCTTACTCAAAGTGAAGGGGATAAATTAGACCGAATTTTTGCAAAATTGAATGAGAATGAGCAAGGTGCTGTTGTTTTTATAAACCAAGAAAATCACTCAAGTGATTTACTAAACAGACTTTCTGAACTTAAAGTATTGCAAGCGCAGGGAACTATGCAAGCTCCAGAAATAAAAATGGACAATAAAGATTTTGGTATTGGTGCACAGATTTTACATGATTTGGATATTTCTAAGCTTAATCTTTTAACAAATTCGGAGCAATCAAAACGAGTTGGAATGATAGGTTATGGTCTAGAAATATCAGGTTACACAAAGTATTAG